The genome window GTTCCGCAATCCGGGCAGGTGGGCGCGGAAAGGGAGCCTTTTCCGGTGTCCACGTTTTCGCCTTGCAGGTAGCGGGTTTCAAAGACCCAGGCGATGGCGTCGGGAATGGATTTACAGAGGTATTTTTTCTGGAATTTAGGGTGTTCGCCGACAATTCCTTTGAGTTGCTGCACGATGGCTTTTGGTCCCACGCCGGACCGCAGTGCCAGGGACACGAGTCTGCCGATGGCTTCGGCCTTGGCTGTGGTGGATCCGCCGGATTTTCCTATGGTGGCGAAGACCTCGAAGGGTTCGCCGTCCATTTCATTGATGGTCAGGTAGAGGGTGCCGAGTCCGGTTTCCACTTTTTGGGTAAAGCCGAAGACCACGTCGGGCCGGTCGCGCACGGGGTGCTGTTCGGTGGTTTCGGATTCGGCCTGTTTTTCACCTGTGCAGAGCACTTGTACGCTTTTGCAGCCGGAGCGGTACACGGTAACGCCTTTGCAGCCCAGCTCGTAGGCTTTCCAGTAGATGTCGCGGATGTGGTCCTGGGTGGCCTCGTTGGGCAGGTTCACGGTTTTGGATACCGCGTTATCCGTATATTTTTGGAAGGCGGCCTGCATGTTGAGGTGCCAGAGGGGTTCCATATCCATGGCTGTAACGAACACGCGGCGCAATTCTTCGGGCAGGTGATCCATGTCGCGGATGGTGCCGGTGCGGGCGACCTCGCGCATGAGTTGTTCGCTGTAGGCGCCGGTATCGCGCAGGGCTTGTTCGAAGTAGGGGTTGGCCTCGGTCAGGGTATCATTATCCATGACGTTGCGGGTGAAGCTGAGGGCGAAGAGGGGTTCCACGCCCGAGGAACAGCCGGCGATGATGGAGAGGGTGCCGGTGGGTGCCACGGTGGTGGTGGTGGCGTTGCGGTAGGGACCGAGGTTTTGTTTGCCGAACAGGGAGTTGTCGTAGGCGGGGAAGGGTCCGCGTTCGGTGGCGAGCTGTTTGGAGGCGCTGCGTGCTTCAGCGCGGATGAATTCCATTACTTTTTCCGCGAGTTCCACGGCGCGGCGGGAATCGTAGGGCAGGCGGAGCTGGTAGAGCATGTCAGCCCAGCCCATGACGCCGAGTCCGATTTTTCGCGTTTTAGCGACCATTTCCGTGATTCGTTGCAGGGGGTAGCGCGAGGCATCGATGACGTTGTCCAAAAAACGCACGCAAAGGTGCACGGTTTCACGCAGGCGTTCCCAGTCCACCAGATCGGCTCCGCCGTTGGCGGTTTCACCCGGCAGCACGAATCGGCCCAGGTTAAGCGAGCCGAGATTGCATGCCTCAAAGGGCAGCAGGGGCTGTTCACCGCAGGGGTTGGTGGATTCGATTTCCCCCAGTTCGGGTGTGGGGTTGTCCCGATTGATGCGGTCCAGGAACACGATGCCGGGATCGCCGGATTCCCAGGCTTTCCGTACCAGCAGGTTGAAGACCTCGCGGGCCTTGAGGGTCTGCACGGTTTTTCCATTGTGCGGGGCGATCAGGGCGTATTCCTCGTCCTGCTCCACAGCGCGCATGAACCGTTCGGTCAATCCAACGGAAAGGTTGAAGTTATTGAGTTCATTTTCACGTTCTTTGGCGGAAATGAACTGGAGCACGTCGGGGTGATCCACGCGCAGAATGGCCATGTTGGCCCCGCGCCGGGTGCCGCCTTGTTTGACCTGCTCGGTGGCGGTGTTGAAGATTTTCATGAACGAGACCGGGCCGGAGGCCACGCCGCCGGTGGAGCCGACGCAGGCATTGCTGGGACGCAGGCGGGAGAAGGCGAATCCGGTTCCGCCGCCGGATTTGTGGATCATGGCCGCATTTTTCACGGCGTCGAAAATGCCTTCCATGGAGTCTTCCACGGGCAGCACGAAGCAGGC of Paucidesulfovibrio gracilis DSM 16080 contains these proteins:
- a CDS encoding vitamin B12-dependent ribonucleotide reductase, with the translated sequence MSQSQNKTASALGPALPLPDGLPEPELNPNAEVVLERRYLRKDGHGTPYESPRELFWRVASVVAAQEQQYEQGRNPDELARQFYELMTSWTFLPNSPTLMNAGTELGQLAACFVLPVEDSMEGIFDAVKNAAMIHKSGGGTGFAFSRLRPSNACVGSTGGVASGPVSFMKIFNTATEQVKQGGTRRGANMAILRVDHPDVLQFISAKERENELNNFNLSVGLTERFMRAVEQDEEYALIAPHNGKTVQTLKAREVFNLLVRKAWESGDPGIVFLDRINRDNPTPELGEIESTNPCGEQPLLPFEACNLGSLNLGRFVLPGETANGGADLVDWERLRETVHLCVRFLDNVIDASRYPLQRITEMVAKTRKIGLGVMGWADMLYQLRLPYDSRRAVELAEKVMEFIRAEARSASKQLATERGPFPAYDNSLFGKQNLGPYRNATTTTVAPTGTLSIIAGCSSGVEPLFALSFTRNVMDNDTLTEANPYFEQALRDTGAYSEQLMREVARTGTIRDMDHLPEELRRVFVTAMDMEPLWHLNMQAAFQKYTDNAVSKTVNLPNEATQDHIRDIYWKAYELGCKGVTVYRSGCKSVQVLCTGEKQAESETTEQHPVRDRPDVVFGFTQKVETGLGTLYLTINEMDGEPFEVFATIGKSGGSTTAKAEAIGRLVSLALRSGVGPKAIVQQLKGIVGEHPKFQKKYLCKSIPDAIAWVFETRYLQGENVDTGKGSLSAPTCPDCGTTLVFEEGCHICKQCGFSRCG